In the Ensifer adhaerens genome, one interval contains:
- a CDS encoding ABC transporter substrate-binding protein: protein MTSHRLMKMASLLLVGISTFALEAAASKPTVVPQQPAFPAEGKITYVPRDSIAEFKALPEYKEPAWVTEKYVKTGKLPPVAERLPKEPMVFKTGNMPDGVGVYGDTLRHVIGGRPEGWNYSAGQSQGWGGIDIGMSECLTRTAPLFQVEAKDVEPLPNLARSWDWSADGHKLTMHLVEGAKWSDGDLFDADDVMFYWEDNVLDPSVTPLNGATPETFGAGTTLTKIDQYTVEWTFKEAFPRQHLYAMAYGTFCPGPSHILKAKHPKYAGTTYDQYKNAFPPEYMNIPVMGAWVPVAYRPDDIIVLRRNPYYWKVDEAGNQLPYINELHYKLSTWADRDVQAIAGSADLSNLEQPENFVESLKRAAQDTAPARLAFGPRLIGYNLHMNFSANGWGEPDERAQAVRELNRNEDFRKAVTMAVDRKKLGEALVKGPFTAIYPGGLSSGTSFYDRESTVYYPFDLDGAKALLEKAGLKDTDGNGFVNFPEGKAGGKDVEIVLLIDNSYATDRNLAEGLIGQMEKLGLRVVLNSLDGKQRDATNYAGKFDWMVHRNAAEYASVVQNTPQLAAAGPRTSWHHRAPEGGQLDLMPFEQELVDIINKFIATNDNAERAELMKQYQKVATTHLDTVGLTEYPGALIINKRFANVPTGAPIFMFNWAEDTIMRERLFVPSDKQGDFELFAEQLPGKPGDKGLSN, encoded by the coding sequence ATGACCAGCCACAGACTGATGAAGATGGCGAGCCTGCTGCTCGTCGGCATCTCGACCTTTGCGTTGGAGGCGGCCGCCTCCAAGCCGACCGTCGTGCCGCAACAGCCGGCATTTCCGGCCGAGGGCAAGATCACCTATGTGCCGCGCGACTCGATCGCCGAGTTCAAGGCGCTGCCGGAATACAAGGAACCGGCCTGGGTTACCGAGAAATACGTCAAGACCGGCAAGCTGCCGCCGGTCGCCGAGCGCCTGCCGAAGGAGCCAATGGTCTTCAAGACCGGTAATATGCCCGACGGCGTCGGCGTCTACGGCGATACGCTGCGCCACGTGATCGGCGGTCGGCCGGAAGGCTGGAACTACTCGGCCGGCCAGAGCCAGGGCTGGGGCGGCATCGATATCGGCATGTCCGAATGCCTGACGCGCACGGCGCCGCTCTTCCAGGTGGAGGCCAAGGACGTCGAGCCGCTGCCGAACCTTGCCAGGAGCTGGGATTGGTCGGCCGATGGTCACAAGCTGACGATGCATCTGGTCGAGGGCGCCAAGTGGTCGGATGGCGACCTCTTCGATGCCGACGACGTAATGTTCTATTGGGAAGACAACGTGCTCGACCCGAGCGTGACGCCGCTGAACGGCGCGACGCCGGAGACCTTCGGCGCCGGCACGACGCTGACGAAGATCGACCAGTATACGGTCGAGTGGACCTTCAAGGAGGCCTTCCCGCGCCAGCATCTCTATGCCATGGCCTACGGCACCTTTTGCCCCGGCCCGTCGCATATCCTCAAGGCCAAGCATCCGAAATATGCGGGCACCACCTACGACCAGTACAAGAACGCCTTCCCACCTGAGTACATGAACATTCCGGTCATGGGTGCCTGGGTGCCGGTCGCCTATCGCCCCGACGACATCATCGTACTCAGGCGCAACCCGTACTATTGGAAGGTCGACGAGGCGGGCAACCAGCTTCCCTACATCAACGAGCTTCACTACAAGCTCTCGACCTGGGCTGACCGTGACGTGCAGGCGATCGCCGGGTCGGCCGATCTCTCCAACCTCGAGCAGCCGGAAAATTTCGTCGAGTCGCTGAAGCGTGCGGCGCAGGATACGGCCCCGGCACGCCTTGCCTTCGGCCCGCGCCTTATCGGCTACAATCTGCACATGAACTTCTCGGCCAATGGCTGGGGCGAGCCGGACGAGCGGGCCCAGGCCGTGCGCGAACTCAACCGCAACGAGGATTTCCGCAAGGCGGTGACCATGGCGGTCGACCGCAAGAAGCTCGGAGAGGCGCTGGTGAAGGGTCCCTTCACCGCGATCTATCCGGGCGGGCTTTCCTCCGGCACCAGCTTCTACGACCGGGAGTCGACCGTCTACTATCCCTTCGACCTCGATGGCGCCAAGGCTCTGCTTGAGAAGGCTGGCCTGAAGGACACCGACGGCAACGGCTTCGTCAACTTCCCGGAAGGCAAGGCAGGCGGCAAGGACGTGGAGATCGTGCTTCTGATCGACAACAGCTACGCGACCGACCGCAACCTCGCCGAAGGCCTGATCGGCCAGATGGAAAAGCTCGGCCTCCGTGTGGTTCTGAACTCGCTTGACGGCAAGCAGCGGGACGCGACCAATTACGCCGGCAAGTTCGACTGGATGGTTCACCGCAACGCCGCCGAATATGCCTCCGTCGTGCAGAACACGCCGCAGCTGGCGGCAGCCGGTCCACGCACCAGCTGGCACCACCGCGCACCGGAAGGCGGTCAGCTTGACCTGATGCCCTTCGAACAGGAACTCGTCGACATCATCAACAAGTTCATCGCTACCAACGACAATGCCGAGCGCGCGGAGTTGATGAAGCAGTACCAGAAGGTCGCAACGACGCATCTCGATACGGTGGGCCTCACCGAATATCCGGGCGCGCTGATCATCAACAAGCGCTTCGCCAACGTGCCGACGGGAGCGCCGATCTTCATGTTCAACTGGGCGGAGGACACGATCATGCGCGAGCGCCTCTTCGTTCCCTCGGACAAACAGGGTGACTTCGAGCTCTTTGCCGAGCAACTCCCGGGCAAGCCCGGCGACAAGGGTCTCAGCAACTGA
- a CDS encoding ABC transporter permease, translated as MFRFLLVRIASAIPVLLVLSVATFAIIQAPPGDYSDYIRSQLINQGGASYEEAEAQAQAYRKEHGLDRPMVVQYVNWMTGILTRGDFGHSLYYNKPVADVVGERLPRTLALALVCHVLASIIGISFGIIAATRQYSWIDSLLSTVAFLGMTVPRFLMALIIVYVLVFHFNVSEINSFHSARYGGAPWSWDKFVDLVKHVWPVVAIATFGGLAYNMRVMRGNLLDTLNAQYVETARAKGLSEGAVVMRHAVPNALHPLIMYQGVVLPYMLTGEIETAIIFALPTVGPAIVGSMWVGDVYVTATFMLVLSATLILGNIIADMLLAALDPRVRLGGAPA; from the coding sequence ATGTTCAGGTTTCTGCTTGTCCGCATCGCCTCTGCCATTCCGGTGCTTTTGGTGCTCAGCGTGGCGACGTTTGCCATCATCCAGGCGCCGCCTGGAGACTACAGCGATTACATCCGCTCGCAACTGATCAATCAGGGTGGCGCCTCCTATGAAGAAGCGGAAGCCCAGGCGCAGGCCTATCGCAAGGAACATGGCCTCGATCGGCCGATGGTGGTGCAATACGTCAACTGGATGACCGGCATCCTGACACGCGGCGATTTCGGCCACAGCCTCTATTACAACAAGCCGGTTGCCGATGTCGTCGGCGAGCGCCTGCCGCGCACGCTGGCCCTGGCGCTCGTCTGCCACGTCCTCGCGTCGATCATCGGCATATCCTTCGGCATCATCGCGGCGACACGGCAGTATTCCTGGATCGACAGCCTGCTGTCGACGGTGGCCTTCCTCGGCATGACGGTGCCGCGCTTCCTGATGGCGCTGATCATCGTCTATGTCCTCGTCTTCCACTTCAATGTCAGCGAAATCAACAGCTTCCACTCAGCCCGCTACGGCGGCGCGCCCTGGTCGTGGGACAAGTTCGTCGACCTCGTCAAGCACGTCTGGCCGGTCGTCGCGATCGCCACCTTTGGCGGCCTCGCCTACAACATGCGGGTGATGCGCGGCAATCTGCTCGACACGCTGAATGCGCAATATGTCGAGACCGCCCGCGCGAAGGGCCTGAGCGAAGGTGCCGTCGTCATGCGCCACGCCGTTCCGAACGCGCTGCACCCGCTGATCATGTATCAGGGCGTCGTGCTTCCCTACATGCTGACCGGCGAGATCGAGACGGCAATCATCTTCGCGCTGCCGACCGTCGGTCCCGCCATCGTCGGCTCCATGTGGGTGGGCGACGTCTATGTCACCGCCACCTTCATGCTGGTGCTGTCGGCAACGCTGATCCTCGGCAACATCATCGCCGACATGCTGCTGGCGGCGCTCGATCCGCGCGTGCGTCTGGGAGGAGCCCCGGCATGA